From one Bos javanicus breed banteng chromosome 15, ARS-OSU_banteng_1.0, whole genome shotgun sequence genomic stretch:
- the LOC133261183 gene encoding large ribosomal subunit protein eL30-like, with protein sequence MVAAKKTKKSLESINSRLQLVMKSGKYMLGYKQTLKMIRQGKAKLVILTNNCPALRKSEIEYYAMLAKTGVHHYGGNNIELGTACGKYYRVCTLAIVDPGDSDIIRSMPEQTGEK encoded by the coding sequence ATGGTGGCTGCAAAGAAGACGAAAAAGTCACTGGAGTCGATCAACTCTAGGCTCCAGCTGGTTATGAAAAGTGGAAAGTACATGTTGGGGTACAAACAGACTCTGAAAATGATCAGACAAGGCAAAGCAAAACTGGTCATCCTCACCAACAACTGCCCAGCCTTGAGGAAATCTGAAATAGAGTATTATGCCATGTTGGCCAAAACTGGTGTCCATCACTATGGTGGCAATAATATTGAATTGGGCACAGCATGTGGAAAATACTACAGAGTATGCACACTGGCTATCGTTgatccaggtgattctgatattaTTAGAAGCATGCCAGAACAGACTGGTGAAAAGTAA